The following are from one region of the Sandaracinus amylolyticus genome:
- a CDS encoding complex I subunit 4 family protein — MSRLLSLLLLIPLFGALVVAFMPRQWLNGIRRVSLGFMLVELFVSTWLLDGDYSTGAYQFVERQEWIPTFGIRYELGIDGISLWLVLLTTLLTPISLWVSWGSVSTKIKEYAVSFLLLEVGMIGAFVALDLFLFYIFWELMLVPMYLIIGIWGGKDRIYAAVKFFLYTFVGSLLMLVAILYVASRYHQLAVEAGLPAEMQWSFSLEHLRHVVLSFDEQIWLFAAFALAFAIKVPMFPLHTWLPDAHVQAPTGGSVILAAVLLKLGGYGFLRFAMPLFPYAAHWVGPSLAVFAVIGIVYGAICAWVQRDVKKLVAYSSVSHLGFVMLGIFAMTTGSVSGAVLQMIAHGVSTGALFILVGVVYDRRHTRDLADFGGLAKVMPWYAVFFVIITMSSVGLPGTNGFIGEFMILSGTFVSDQLSVWEKIFTFFAATGVILAAVYMLHAVLKMFWGPVDKKDNEGLPDVNRREVIALVPLVIAVFWMGLFPSTMLDSIEPSVEQMITEYNARWNADWRDDSPRLIPFPELAPAEGEGAEGEPAPEGEAAEAPSVDAVRVAGLAGAAAVGGAR; from the coding sequence ATGAGCCGTCTTCTCTCGCTACTGCTTCTGATTCCGCTCTTCGGAGCGCTCGTGGTCGCGTTCATGCCGCGTCAGTGGCTGAACGGGATCCGCCGCGTGAGCCTGGGCTTCATGCTCGTCGAGCTCTTCGTCTCGACGTGGCTGCTCGACGGCGACTACTCGACCGGCGCGTACCAGTTCGTCGAGCGCCAGGAGTGGATCCCGACGTTCGGCATCCGCTACGAGCTCGGCATCGACGGCATCTCGCTCTGGCTGGTCCTGCTGACCACGCTGCTGACGCCGATCTCGCTCTGGGTCTCGTGGGGCTCGGTCTCCACGAAGATCAAGGAGTACGCGGTCAGCTTCCTGCTGCTCGAAGTGGGCATGATCGGCGCGTTCGTCGCGCTCGACCTGTTCCTCTTCTACATCTTCTGGGAGCTGATGCTGGTCCCGATGTACCTGATCATCGGGATCTGGGGCGGAAAGGACCGCATCTACGCCGCGGTCAAGTTCTTCCTCTATACGTTCGTCGGCTCGCTGCTGATGCTGGTCGCGATCCTGTACGTCGCGAGCCGCTACCACCAGCTCGCGGTCGAAGCGGGGCTCCCCGCGGAGATGCAGTGGTCGTTCTCGCTCGAGCACCTGCGCCACGTGGTGCTGAGCTTCGACGAGCAGATCTGGCTCTTCGCCGCGTTCGCGCTCGCGTTCGCGATCAAGGTCCCGATGTTCCCGCTGCACACCTGGCTGCCCGACGCGCACGTCCAGGCGCCCACGGGTGGCTCGGTGATCCTGGCCGCGGTGCTCCTGAAGCTCGGCGGCTACGGCTTCCTGCGCTTCGCGATGCCGCTCTTCCCGTACGCGGCGCACTGGGTCGGTCCGAGCCTCGCGGTCTTCGCGGTGATCGGCATCGTCTACGGCGCGATCTGCGCGTGGGTGCAGCGCGACGTGAAGAAGCTCGTCGCGTACTCCTCGGTGAGCCACCTCGGCTTCGTGATGCTCGGCATCTTCGCGATGACGACGGGCAGCGTGAGCGGTGCGGTGCTGCAGATGATCGCGCACGGCGTGTCGACCGGCGCGCTCTTCATCCTGGTCGGCGTCGTCTACGACCGTCGCCACACCCGTGACCTCGCGGACTTCGGCGGCCTCGCGAAGGTGATGCCCTGGTACGCGGTGTTCTTCGTGATCATCACGATGAGCTCGGTGGGCCTGCCCGGCACCAACGGCTTCATCGGCGAGTTCATGATCCTGAGCGGCACGTTCGTGTCGGATCAGCTCTCGGTCTGGGAGAAGATCTTCACGTTCTTCGCGGCGACCGGCGTGATCCTCGCGGCGGTCTACATGCTCCACGCGGTGCTCAAGATGTTCTGGGGCCCCGTGGACAAGAAGGACAACGAGGGCCTGCCCGACGTGAACCGTCGCGAGGTGATCGCGCTCGTTCCGCTGGTCATCGCGGTGTTCTGGATGGGCCTCTTCCCGAGCACGATGCTCGACTCGATCGAGCCCAGCGTCGAGCAGATGATCACGGAGTACAACGCGCGCTGGAACGCGGACTGGCGCGACGACTCGCCGCGTCTGATCCCGTTCCCCGAGCTCGCGCCGGCGGAAGGCGAGGGCGCGGAGGGCGAACCGGCGCCCGAGGGTGAAGCGGCGGAAGCGCCGAGCGTCGACGCCGTTCGCGTCGCTGGGCTGGCCGGGGCTGCGGCGGTCGGAGGTGCGCGATGA
- the nuoL gene encoding NADH-quinone oxidoreductase subunit L yields the protein MDFDFSLPTNPAPMLLWIVLLPLLGSVINGFFGRGAAKGLVSGVAVGTVATSFLLALYCFTMLVFAGEGEHAGNTAITLDLYRWFSVTVGEDSVPVNVRFTMDHLSGIMTVMVTGIASLIHLYSTEYMGDDPSYPRFMTYLNLFTASMLILVLGSNLPLMFVGWEGVGLCSYLLIGFWWENPAYAAAGRKAFVVNRIGDFGVLIGTFLLLSSSHTFEFSEINAGVIEYGQRQVELGGFPIGITIAGAAAFFLFIGCTGKSAQLPLYVWLPDAMAGPTPVSALIHAATMVTAGVYLCCRLSPVFMMSENVMALIAVTGALTALLGASIGVVQTQMKRILAYSTVSQLGFMFAAVGMGAFAAGIFHVFTHAFFKACLFLGAGSVMHAIHAHGDADIRWLGGMRKYMPKTRWTFALSCLAIAGFPLIGGFFSKDEILFGALEGAQHFGWVGYAVFVMLAVAAFLTAFYMFRLYFLTFEGEFRGGHAPDAHGHGDDHHAEPHESGDAVTITLMVLAVGAVLAGFLGLPHWLGDVIGVHWNLWTPWLTGHEGEHGAVAAFAAEAHEGALSPTMLGVIAMTVGSLVGVGGIGLAYTWFGKADAIAPERETLVVRIAVVAGGVLGIALCVLLGLEIAEATHTAAIVAMALGLVVLGAMSLFALYVGANPRVDTYRWAMDKWRVDELYGKTIVAPLRGISVVSANIDRIFVDGLLTWVPAQAARGAGWVLTRAQNGVIYAYTIGLTIGAAGLIWWFTYPHTDLVGEAQDANVTWTADRGPGYEYRWDFDSDGDWDTDWSTESTATHSYGGDDAFYGLVAVLEAGALDVESIEIELSDDPASVPVDRLPVEWVRAPGEGEEAPRDPAPPTVRLEGGQVVLTANDAVVRGGTQTDEDREAGTFRLSPGDTARIGLAGLRIAVRARATVQVRNVFGNFTRAREELTLRVPHTELEPIARTER from the coding sequence ATGGACTTCGACTTCTCCTTGCCGACGAACCCGGCGCCGATGCTGCTGTGGATCGTCCTGCTGCCGCTCCTCGGCTCGGTCATCAACGGCTTCTTCGGTCGCGGCGCGGCCAAGGGCCTGGTGAGCGGCGTCGCGGTGGGCACCGTCGCGACCTCGTTCCTGCTCGCGCTCTACTGCTTCACGATGCTCGTCTTCGCGGGCGAGGGTGAGCACGCGGGGAACACGGCGATCACGCTCGACCTCTACCGCTGGTTCTCGGTGACGGTCGGCGAGGACTCGGTGCCCGTGAACGTGCGGTTCACGATGGATCACCTGTCCGGGATCATGACCGTGATGGTCACGGGCATCGCGTCGCTCATCCATCTGTACTCGACCGAGTACATGGGCGACGACCCGTCGTACCCGAGGTTCATGACGTATCTGAACCTCTTCACGGCCTCGATGCTGATCCTCGTGCTCGGCTCGAACCTGCCGCTGATGTTCGTCGGCTGGGAAGGCGTCGGGCTCTGCTCGTACCTGCTGATCGGGTTCTGGTGGGAGAACCCGGCGTACGCGGCCGCGGGGCGCAAGGCGTTCGTCGTCAACCGCATCGGTGACTTCGGCGTGCTCATCGGCACGTTCCTGCTGCTCTCGTCGTCGCACACGTTCGAGTTCTCCGAGATCAACGCGGGCGTGATCGAGTACGGCCAGCGTCAGGTCGAGCTCGGCGGCTTCCCGATCGGGATCACGATCGCGGGCGCGGCGGCGTTCTTCCTGTTCATCGGGTGCACCGGCAAGAGCGCGCAGCTGCCGCTCTACGTGTGGCTCCCCGACGCGATGGCCGGTCCGACGCCGGTCTCCGCGCTCATCCACGCGGCGACGATGGTCACCGCGGGCGTGTACCTCTGCTGCCGTCTCTCGCCCGTCTTCATGATGAGCGAGAACGTGATGGCGCTGATCGCCGTCACCGGCGCGCTCACCGCGCTGCTCGGCGCGTCGATCGGCGTCGTGCAGACGCAGATGAAGCGCATCCTCGCGTACTCCACCGTCAGCCAGCTGGGCTTCATGTTCGCGGCGGTGGGCATGGGCGCGTTCGCGGCCGGCATCTTCCACGTCTTCACGCACGCGTTCTTCAAGGCCTGCCTCTTCCTCGGCGCGGGCTCGGTGATGCACGCGATCCACGCGCACGGCGACGCGGACATCCGCTGGCTGGGCGGGATGCGGAAGTACATGCCGAAGACGCGCTGGACGTTCGCGCTCTCGTGCCTCGCGATCGCCGGCTTCCCGTTGATCGGCGGGTTCTTCTCGAAGGACGAGATCCTGTTCGGCGCGCTCGAGGGCGCGCAGCACTTCGGGTGGGTCGGCTACGCGGTCTTCGTGATGCTCGCGGTCGCGGCCTTCCTGACCGCGTTCTACATGTTCCGCCTCTACTTCCTCACGTTCGAGGGAGAGTTCCGCGGCGGTCACGCACCCGACGCTCACGGGCACGGCGACGATCACCACGCGGAGCCGCACGAGTCGGGCGACGCGGTGACGATCACGCTCATGGTGCTCGCGGTGGGCGCGGTGCTCGCCGGCTTCCTCGGCCTTCCGCACTGGCTCGGCGACGTGATCGGCGTGCACTGGAACCTCTGGACGCCGTGGCTCACCGGGCACGAGGGCGAGCACGGCGCGGTCGCGGCGTTCGCTGCCGAGGCGCACGAAGGCGCGCTGAGCCCGACGATGCTCGGCGTGATCGCGATGACCGTCGGCTCGCTCGTCGGCGTCGGCGGCATCGGGCTCGCGTACACCTGGTTCGGCAAGGCCGACGCGATCGCGCCGGAGCGCGAGACGCTCGTCGTGCGCATCGCGGTCGTCGCGGGCGGCGTGCTCGGAATCGCGCTCTGCGTGCTGCTCGGCCTCGAGATCGCGGAAGCGACGCACACCGCGGCGATCGTCGCGATGGCGCTCGGCCTCGTCGTGCTGGGCGCGATGTCGCTCTTCGCGCTCTACGTCGGCGCGAACCCGCGCGTCGACACGTACCGCTGGGCGATGGACAAGTGGCGCGTCGACGAGCTCTACGGGAAGACCATCGTCGCGCCGCTGCGCGGCATCTCGGTCGTCTCGGCGAACATCGATCGCATCTTCGTCGACGGCCTGCTGACGTGGGTGCCCGCCCAGGCGGCGCGCGGGGCCGGATGGGTGCTCACCCGCGCGCAGAACGGCGTGATCTACGCGTACACGATCGGCCTCACGATCGGCGCGGCCGGGCTCATCTGGTGGTTCACGTACCCGCACACCGATCTCGTCGGTGAGGCACAGGACGCGAACGTCACGTGGACCGCGGATCGCGGCCCCGGCTACGAGTACCGCTGGGACTTCGACAGCGACGGCGACTGGGACACCGACTGGTCGACCGAGAGCACGGCGACGCACTCGTACGGCGGTGACGACGCGTTCTACGGTCTCGTCGCGGTGCTCGAGGCAGGCGCGCTCGACGTCGAGTCGATCGAGATCGAGCTCTCCGACGACCCCGCGAGCGTGCCGGTCGATCGACTGCCCGTGGAGTGGGTGCGCGCGCCCGGCGAGGGCGAGGAAGCCCCGCGCGATCCCGCGCCGCCGACCGTGCGCCTCGAGGGCGGCCAGGTCGTGCTCACCGCGAACGACGCGGTGGTGCGCGGCGGGACGCAGACCGACGAGGATCGAGAGGCGGGCACGTTCCGCCTCTCGCCCGGAGACACCGCGCGCATCGGGCTCGCGGGCCTCCGCATCGCCGTCCGAGCGCGCGCGACCGTCCAGGTGCGCAACGTCTTCGGCAACTTCACCCGCGCGCGCGAGGAGCTGACCCTCCGCGTGCCCCACACCGAGCTCGAGCCGATCGCGAGGACCGAGCGATGA
- the nuoK gene encoding NADH-quinone oxidoreductase subunit NuoK, translating into MEIGLGTYLALAAVLFGIGALGFLTRRNMLLQLMSIEIMLNSVNLTLVAFNRWNPASHDGQVFAFFVIAVAAAEAAVGLAILISLFRLKKSVESDRADLLRH; encoded by the coding sequence ATGGAGATCGGTCTCGGTACCTACCTCGCGCTCGCCGCGGTGCTCTTCGGCATCGGCGCGCTCGGGTTCCTCACCCGCCGCAACATGCTGCTCCAGCTCATGTCGATCGAGATCATGCTGAACTCGGTCAACCTGACGCTGGTCGCGTTCAATCGCTGGAACCCTGCGTCGCACGACGGCCAGGTGTTCGCGTTCTTCGTCATCGCAGTGGCCGCGGCGGAAGCCGCAGTGGGCCTCGCGATCCTGATCAGCCTCTTCCGCCTCAAGAAGTCGGTCGAGAGCGATCGCGCCGACCTGCTTCGTCACTGA
- a CDS encoding NADH-quinone oxidoreductase subunit J codes for MSTSGELLFLICGFAATIAAVLTVTMRNPLRSAIALLVHVISLAGLYLTLHAHLLAAIQLIVYAGAIVVLFVFVIMLIGPGAMEHRSDTRGWVMKTIGGGLIVLFAGAITFSVGEATAPDVAIPTCDGSDPTCREFGSVEAVSSAIYQQAAVPFELVSMLLLVAIIAAIGTARGRTAAQKDEADPVEARRMALRPFASDPTAPSLNPAKISTVVGQGPLHPLEGGSEPEDHEHE; via the coding sequence ATGAGCACCAGCGGCGAGCTCCTCTTCCTGATCTGCGGGTTCGCGGCGACGATCGCCGCGGTCCTCACCGTCACGATGCGCAACCCGCTGCGCTCGGCGATCGCGCTGCTCGTGCACGTGATCTCACTGGCGGGTCTGTACCTGACGCTGCACGCGCACCTGCTCGCGGCGATCCAGCTGATCGTCTATGCGGGCGCGATCGTCGTGCTCTTCGTCTTCGTCATCATGCTGATCGGGCCAGGTGCGATGGAGCATCGCTCCGACACGCGCGGCTGGGTGATGAAGACGATCGGCGGCGGGCTGATCGTGCTGTTCGCGGGCGCGATCACGTTCTCGGTCGGCGAGGCGACCGCGCCCGACGTCGCGATCCCGACGTGCGACGGCAGCGACCCGACGTGCCGCGAGTTCGGCAGCGTCGAGGCGGTCTCCTCGGCGATCTACCAGCAGGCCGCGGTGCCCTTCGAGCTCGTGTCGATGCTGCTGCTCGTCGCGATCATCGCGGCGATCGGCACCGCGCGCGGCCGCACCGCGGCGCAGAAGGACGAGGCGGATCCGGTCGAGGCGCGCCGCATGGCGCTGCGCCCGTTCGCGAGCGACCCGACCGCGCCTTCGCTCAACCCGGCGAAGATCTCGACGGTGGTCGGGCAGGGCCCGCTGCACCCGCTCGAGGGTGGCAGCGAGCCCGAAGACCACGAGCACGAGTGA
- the nuoF gene encoding NADH-quinone oxidoreductase subunit NuoF has product MPSYQNILSNRYTLARSWTLEVAERAGAYQQARKALTSMTPDQIKAEVKAANIRGRGGAGFPAGMKWGFLAPKKEGQEVYLVINADEGEPGTFKDRTIMEKDPHRLIEGCIIAMYAIGAHKCWIYVRCELVLSIARLEAAIREAHARGFLGARPFGKEHALDIHVHPGAGAYICGEETSLLNSLEGKRGEPRLKPPFPAVKGAFGMPTIVNNVETISAVPDVVAMGGEAWSNISLLPPEMKDGGTRLYGISGHVKRPGVYEAPVGITMRELIYDFGGGMLHPDRKLKGVIPGGSSTPVLREQDKVEAKDPKHPLNKWHGKSHLDLPMAVDTYRGIGTMLGTCCAIVMDTSVSMVEASRNLMKFYAHESCGQCTPCREGTGWLANVLDQIAAGKGKPSDVDLLVDISNNMMGNTICALADGTAMPMLAFVRKFRKEFLEAAEKGLPQSARLDEAIRSQLVRREAA; this is encoded by the coding sequence ATGCCGTCGTACCAGAACATCCTCAGCAATCGCTACACGCTGGCTCGCAGCTGGACGCTCGAGGTCGCGGAGCGCGCGGGCGCCTACCAGCAGGCGCGCAAGGCGCTCACCTCGATGACGCCGGATCAGATCAAGGCCGAGGTGAAGGCCGCGAACATCCGTGGTCGCGGCGGCGCCGGCTTCCCTGCGGGCATGAAGTGGGGCTTCCTCGCGCCGAAGAAGGAAGGCCAGGAGGTCTACCTCGTCATCAACGCCGACGAGGGCGAGCCCGGTACCTTCAAGGACCGGACGATCATGGAGAAGGATCCGCACCGCCTCATCGAGGGGTGCATCATCGCCATGTACGCGATCGGCGCGCACAAGTGCTGGATCTACGTGCGCTGCGAGCTGGTCCTCTCGATCGCGCGCCTCGAGGCGGCGATTCGCGAGGCGCACGCGCGCGGGTTCCTCGGCGCGCGCCCGTTCGGCAAGGAGCACGCGCTCGACATCCACGTGCACCCCGGCGCGGGCGCGTACATCTGCGGCGAGGAGACGTCGCTCCTCAACTCGCTCGAGGGCAAGCGCGGCGAGCCGCGCCTCAAGCCGCCGTTCCCGGCGGTGAAGGGCGCCTTCGGCATGCCGACGATCGTCAACAACGTCGAGACGATCTCGGCGGTGCCCGACGTCGTCGCGATGGGCGGCGAGGCCTGGAGCAACATCTCGCTGCTCCCGCCGGAGATGAAGGACGGAGGCACGCGCCTCTACGGCATCAGCGGCCACGTGAAGCGCCCGGGCGTGTACGAAGCGCCGGTCGGCATCACGATGCGCGAGCTCATCTACGACTTCGGCGGCGGGATGCTGCATCCCGATCGCAAGCTGAAGGGCGTCATCCCGGGCGGATCGTCCACGCCGGTCCTGCGCGAGCAGGACAAGGTCGAGGCGAAGGACCCGAAGCACCCGCTCAACAAGTGGCACGGCAAGTCGCACCTCGACCTGCCGATGGCGGTCGACACGTATCGCGGCATCGGCACGATGCTCGGCACCTGCTGCGCGATCGTCATGGACACCTCGGTCTCGATGGTCGAGGCGTCGCGCAACCTGATGAAGTTCTACGCGCACGAGTCGTGCGGCCAGTGCACGCCGTGCCGTGAGGGCACCGGCTGGCTCGCCAACGTGCTCGATCAGATCGCCGCCGGGAAGGGCAAGCCCAGCGACGTCGATCTGCTGGTCGACATCTCGAACAACATGATGGGCAACACGATCTGCGCGCTCGCGGACGGCACGGCGATGCCGATGCTCGCGTTCGTGCGGAAGTTCCGGAAGGAGTTCCTCGAGGCCGCGGAGAAGGGGCTCCCCCAGAGCGCGCGGCTCGACGAGGCGATCCGCTCGCAGCTCGTGCGGCGGGAGGCGGCATGA
- the nuoE gene encoding NADH-quinone oxidoreductase subunit NuoE, which produces MAFTLSAEHEKIVDELIARYPTKQAACIPVLHLCQRQVGWVSPEVIDYVATRLGMAASEVMGVVTFYTMYAQHPPGKHTVWVCRTLSCELMGAKTIQEHLEHRLGCHAGQTSADGNFTLKKAECLAACGYGPMVQIDDQFYENLTVEKLDALLDRIARGETPTQEETAWYPNAAAATTSGS; this is translated from the coding sequence ATGGCTTTCACCCTCTCCGCAGAGCACGAGAAGATCGTCGACGAGCTGATCGCGCGGTACCCCACGAAGCAGGCCGCGTGCATCCCGGTGCTCCACCTCTGCCAGCGCCAGGTCGGCTGGGTCAGCCCCGAGGTGATCGACTACGTCGCGACGCGGCTCGGAATGGCCGCCAGCGAGGTGATGGGCGTCGTCACCTTCTACACGATGTACGCGCAGCATCCGCCCGGGAAGCACACCGTCTGGGTCTGCCGCACGCTCTCGTGCGAGCTGATGGGGGCGAAGACGATCCAGGAGCACCTGGAGCACCGCCTCGGCTGCCACGCCGGCCAGACCAGCGCCGACGGCAACTTCACCCTGAAGAAGGCGGAGTGCCTCGCGGCCTGCGGCTACGGCCCGATGGTCCAGATCGACGACCAGTTCTACGAGAACCTGACCGTCGAGAAGCTCGACGCGCTGCTCGATCGCATCGCGCGGGGCGAGACGCCCACCCAGGAAGAGACCGCCTGGTACCCGAACGCTGCCGCCGCGACGACGAGCGGCAGCTGA
- a CDS encoding response regulator transcription factor, giving the protein MSRHILVVDDEARIREVVQYALAREGHRVTVAGDGKGARDAFARGDVELVVLDVMLPDVDGLTLCREIRASSRVPILFLSARSDEIDRVLGLELGGDDYLTKPFSPRELVARVKAVLRRIETPAESPAAPPTKGARLRHGAITIDLERHEVRYGSELVALTPTELGMLAALIERPGIVLSRGQLMKRAYAYDNLVTERTIDTHVRRIRAKFRALGGDPIATVHGVGYKAAGA; this is encoded by the coding sequence TTGAGCCGTCACATCCTGGTCGTCGACGACGAGGCTCGCATCCGCGAGGTCGTGCAGTACGCGCTGGCGCGCGAGGGTCATCGCGTGACGGTCGCGGGTGATGGCAAGGGCGCGCGCGATGCGTTCGCGCGGGGCGACGTCGAGCTCGTCGTGCTCGACGTGATGCTGCCCGACGTCGACGGCCTCACGCTCTGCCGCGAGATCCGCGCGTCGTCGCGGGTGCCGATCCTCTTCCTGTCGGCGCGCAGCGACGAGATCGATCGTGTGCTCGGGCTCGAGCTCGGCGGTGACGACTACCTCACGAAGCCGTTCTCGCCGCGTGAGCTCGTCGCGCGCGTGAAGGCGGTGCTGCGCCGCATCGAAACGCCGGCCGAGAGCCCGGCCGCGCCGCCGACGAAGGGCGCGCGCCTGCGCCACGGAGCGATCACGATCGACCTCGAGCGCCACGAGGTGCGCTACGGCAGCGAGCTCGTCGCGCTCACGCCCACCGAGCTCGGCATGCTCGCCGCGCTGATCGAGCGCCCCGGCATCGTGCTCTCTCGCGGCCAGCTGATGAAGCGCGCGTACGCCTACGACAACCTCGTCACCGAGCGCACGATCGACACCCACGTGCGGCGCATCCGCGCGAAGTTCCGCGCGCTCGGCGGCGACCCGATCGCGACGGTGCACGGCGTCGGCTACAAGGCCGCAGGAGCCTGA
- a CDS encoding sensor histidine kinase, producing MNLLVLLVPWAGLEFARVHERQLLLSLERDMRNQAVLAREIAEDAIATGRELESPRVMRILVDAARTTRTRVRVLDEQAVVRIDSHAWGPPEGPEPPPPTVVPQEIYDLSNDIRRSSARVARWSDEGDRWPLVADRREVREALAGRPSAYTRLRAEHPSVILFVTEPIRHRGRVTGAIYVTRSTQPVLEELYKIRAGLTVVMGVAVFLTALLTLVLAWSISRPLTRLARAARRIAAGERDVIVPVGGSGEIRDLSHAFATMTAQLDRRLRYISEFAADVAHEFKSPLTSIRGAAELLGEGAAEDPETRERFLRNIQLDADRLDRLVSRLLELSRIEASREPMGDVDLAAVIARVVERTQSPDPRVEVHAPATLPALRGRENDLERALLNLVENAIRFSPPGRPVTITVELARGAILLAVRDHGPGVAPEHRARIFERFFTTDAERNGTGLGLSIVKSVAEAHGGSVRLDEHAAPGARFVVTLPLGARGSVRA from the coding sequence GTGAACCTGCTCGTGCTGCTCGTGCCCTGGGCGGGGCTCGAGTTCGCGCGCGTCCACGAGCGCCAGCTCCTGCTCTCGCTCGAGCGCGACATGCGCAACCAAGCGGTGCTCGCGCGCGAGATCGCCGAGGATGCGATCGCGACCGGGCGCGAGCTCGAGTCGCCGCGCGTGATGCGCATCCTGGTCGACGCGGCGCGCACCACACGCACCCGCGTGCGCGTGCTCGACGAGCAGGCAGTGGTGCGCATCGACTCGCACGCGTGGGGCCCACCCGAGGGCCCCGAGCCGCCCCCGCCCACCGTCGTGCCCCAGGAGATCTACGACCTCTCCAACGACATCCGTCGCTCGAGCGCGCGCGTGGCGCGATGGAGCGACGAGGGCGATCGCTGGCCGCTCGTCGCCGACCGACGCGAGGTGCGCGAGGCGCTCGCGGGACGCCCCTCCGCGTACACGCGCCTGCGCGCCGAGCATCCCTCGGTGATCCTCTTCGTCACCGAGCCGATCCGTCATCGCGGCCGCGTGACCGGCGCGATCTACGTCACGCGCTCCACCCAGCCGGTGCTCGAAGAGCTCTACAAGATCCGCGCGGGGCTCACCGTCGTGATGGGCGTCGCGGTGTTCCTCACCGCGCTGCTCACGCTCGTGCTCGCGTGGTCGATCTCGCGCCCGCTCACGCGCCTCGCGCGCGCCGCGCGCCGCATCGCGGCCGGTGAGCGCGACGTGATCGTCCCGGTCGGTGGGAGCGGCGAGATCCGCGACCTCTCGCACGCGTTCGCGACCATGACCGCGCAGCTCGATCGACGGCTCCGCTACATCTCGGAGTTCGCGGCCGACGTCGCGCACGAGTTCAAGTCGCCGCTCACCTCGATCCGCGGCGCCGCCGAGCTGCTCGGAGAAGGCGCGGCCGAGGACCCCGAGACGCGCGAGCGCTTCCTGCGCAACATCCAGCTCGACGCCGATCGTCTCGATCGCCTGGTCTCGCGCCTGCTCGAGCTCTCGCGCATCGAGGCCTCGCGCGAGCCGATGGGCGACGTCGATCTCGCGGCGGTGATCGCGCGCGTCGTCGAGCGCACGCAGAGCCCCGATCCCCGCGTCGAGGTGCACGCGCCCGCGACGCTGCCCGCGCTGCGCGGCCGCGAGAACGACCTCGAGCGCGCGCTGCTCAACCTCGTCGAGAACGCGATCCGCTTCTCGCCCCCCGGTCGGCCGGTGACGATCACCGTGGAGCTCGCGCGCGGCGCGATCCTCCTCGCGGTGCGCGATCACGGCCCGGGTGTCGCGCCCGAGCATCGCGCGCGCATCTTCGAGCGCTTCTTCACGACCGACGCCGAGCGCAACGGCACGGGCCTGGGACTCTCGATCGTGAAGAGCGTCGCCGAAGCGCACGGTGGCAGCGTGCGCCTCGACGAGCACGCCGCGCCGGGCGCGCGTTTCGTCGTCACGCTGCCGCTCGGAGCGCGTGGTAGCGTGCGCGCGTGA
- a CDS encoding DnaJ C-terminal domain-containing protein, which yields MSYKDYYEALGVSRSVTQDELQKAYKKLARQYHPDVNKEPGAEDRFKSINEAYDVLKDPEKRSLYDKYGPAWKAISEGRQPPPGTENVHFDFGDLGGFGAQGFDPNDLGSIFEQFFGGQVEGMRGARRRPRGPRRGDDRETVLEIGVSDAFAGGARDLGIRDPETGQTQRLTVRIPGGVRTGQRIRLQGKGGQGSPGAPAGDLYLEVKVVPDARYRLEGDDLYVTLPITPWEAALGATVPLATLDGEVRLKVPAGTSSGRNIRLREKGYPRKDGARGDLYATVQIVVPESLGPREKELFEELQKVSTFRAR from the coding sequence GTGAGCTACAAGGACTACTACGAGGCGCTCGGTGTCTCGCGTTCTGTCACTCAAGACGAGCTGCAGAAGGCGTACAAGAAGCTCGCGCGCCAGTACCATCCGGACGTCAACAAGGAGCCGGGCGCGGAGGATCGATTCAAGTCGATCAACGAGGCCTACGACGTCCTCAAGGATCCCGAGAAGCGCAGCCTCTACGACAAGTACGGGCCCGCCTGGAAGGCGATCTCCGAAGGCCGGCAACCCCCGCCCGGCACCGAGAACGTGCACTTCGACTTCGGCGACCTCGGCGGCTTCGGCGCGCAGGGGTTCGACCCGAACGATCTCGGATCGATCTTCGAGCAGTTCTTCGGCGGACAGGTTGAGGGCATGCGCGGCGCGCGACGTCGCCCGCGTGGCCCTCGCCGCGGAGACGATCGCGAGACGGTGCTGGAGATCGGCGTGTCCGACGCCTTCGCGGGCGGCGCGCGCGACCTCGGCATCCGCGACCCCGAGACCGGTCAGACGCAGCGCCTCACGGTCCGCATCCCCGGCGGCGTGCGCACCGGACAGCGCATCCGCCTCCAGGGAAAGGGCGGCCAGGGCAGCCCGGGCGCGCCGGCCGGCGATCTCTATCTCGAGGTGAAGGTCGTCCCCGACGCGCGCTACCGCCTCGAGGGCGACGATCTCTACGTCACGCTCCCGATCACGCCGTGGGAGGCCGCCCTCGGCGCGACGGTGCCCCTCGCGACGCTCGACGGCGAAGTGCGGCTGAAGGTCCCGGCCGGCACCTCGTCGGGCCGCAACATCCGACTTCGCGAGAAGGGCTATCCCCGCAAGGACGGCGCGCGCGGCGACCTCTACGCGACGGTGCAGATCGTCGTCCCCGAGTCGCTCGGACCGCGCGAGAAGGAGCTCTTCGAAGAGCTCCAGAAAGTGAGCACGTTCCGTGCGCGATGA